AAGAATGGGGAATTTTCCAGGTGGTTAACCACGGGATCCCGCCGGAGCTGATGCGGCGGTTGAAAGAAGTTGGGACAGAGTTCTTCGAGCTTCCCGAGACGGAGAAGGAAGCCGTCGCGAAGCCAGAAGACTCCATGGACGTAGAAGGATACAGAACCAAGTACCAGAAAGATCTAGAAGGTAGAAACGCATGGGTCGATCATCTCTTTCACCGCATTTGGCCCCCGTCCAGAGTCAGTTACAGATTCTGGCCTAAGCTTCCTATGGATTACAGGTATCAAGTCTACTAAATGTTCGAACTTATGCTAAAACATTACACAAGTGAAAGTAGGATGCAAGTAAAAGTCATCTATCTATACTATTATTTGCGAAGTAAATTTTTGCAACGGAGCTATCACGTTCAAAGTTAGAGCGGTTAATATCTATACTACCCTTAATGAATTTTATATATAATTTATTATATAATCAAAAACGAACTTTTATTAATAATATTTTTTTTAAAGATAATTCCTATATATTTTGTTGTTATCTTATAACATATTTTCAATTATAAATTTTAAAAGTAAGATATAAAACAATTTAAAATAAATTAAGTGGTTAAAGTCAATGTTACCCTTAATGAATTTTATATATAATTTATTATATAATCAAAAACGAACTTTTATTAATAATATTTTTTTTAAAGATAATTCCTATATATTTTGTTGTTATCTTATAACATATTTTCAATTATAAATTTTAAAAGTAAGATATAAAACAATTTAAAATAAATTAAGTGGTTAAAGTCAATGTTACCCTTAATGAATTTTATATATAATTTATTATATAATCAAAAACGAACTTTTATTAATAATATTTTTTTTAAAGATAATTCCTATATATTTTGTTGTTATCTTATAACATATTTTCAATTATAAATTTTAAAAGTAAGATATAAAACAATTTAAAATAAATTAAGTGGTTAAAGTCAATGTTACCCTTAATGAATTTTATATATAATTATTAATCGTTTGATTATGAATTTTATTTGACAAGGGAGGTGCATGAGGATTACGCAAAACACCTTAAGAAACTATCGGAGAAAATCATGGAATGGCTATCAGAGGGGTTAGGTTTACGACGTGAGGCATTGATAGAAGGTTTAGGCGGCGAAACGGTGGAATATTTAATGAAGATCAATTACTATCCGCCGTGTCATGATCAAGATTTGGTCATAGGAGCTCCTGATCACACTGATGTCAATGGTATCACATTCCTAGTTGCTAATGAAGCGTTAGGGCTTCAGGCGTTCAAAGATAATCACTGGATCGACGTCAAATATACCACTTCCGGAATCATCGTCATCGTTGGCGACCAATTCCATGTAAGTAATAATAATAAATCATTCATAAATATTTTTGTATCAAATAGAACCTTGAAAAATGAGTTCAAAAAAAAAAAAAAAATAGAACCTTGAAAACCTAAATCCTACTCTGATAGTAGTGTATATTTAAAAAGAAGAAAAAGAACTTGTATATATACATTTTAGATATATATTTTCAAAGCATTATGAACTATGGGTTTTCAAGCAAATTCCAAATATTGGAATTTTATTGATTTTGCAGAGGATGAGTAATGGGAAGTATATGAGTGCAAAGCATCGAGCGACGATGGATAAAGAGAAGACGAGAATATCATGGCCGGTTTTTGTGGAATCTAGCCTTGATCACGAGTTTGCACCTTTGCGGGAGCTGATAACTGGCGAAGATAATGCTCCTAAGTTCAAGCCTTATGTCTACAAAGACTTCAAATTTCGTAAGCTTAAGAAGCTTCCTCTCGACTGAAAAACAGAGGCGTGATCATCCGTTGTTTCGTTATCGGATTATTATTCATAAAGCTTGCATTCTTAAATTATTAACGTTAAAGTTTAAGTGAATCGTCAATGTGGTGTCTCGCGTCCTTATATCCTTTAATAATTATATGTTAAAATTTCGGTTGATTTCAAATTTGATGTATTGCGTGTGGGTGTTTACATATAAAATTATGAAGTAACTTTTGGAAATTTTATTTTACCAAAAAAAAAAAACTTTTGGAAACACTACAAGAAAACATCGTAATTCTGACGGACATTCTGACGAAAAATGAGATCCTCGGAATATTCCGACGAATTTCCGAGGAAATCCAAAATATTCCTCGGAAAACACCGACGAATATCCGAGGATATATTATAGCCGTTGGAAAGCCGTTGGGGATTTTAAAAATTCCGAGGAAATTCTGAGAAAAGAGCCGCTGCCGTCGGTATTCCGTCGGAATTTCCTCGGTACTGTCGGCAGCATTTCATCTATAAATACCCGCACCCCCAACCTCTTCATTCACTCCATTTCTTCATCCTCTCACATACTATATTTACACACGAATTTGATTGAAAAAAGCATGTCTTCTTCAAATTATTATCGTTCTTGGATCGATCGACCTCATTTGGATCCGAACACGAGATTGCTTACGGAAGAATACCAACGAGGTATAACTGAATTCATGGGGTTAGTTCAACGACAACCGGAAGCAGAAACGNNNNNNNNNNNNNNNNNNNNNNNNNNNNNNNNNNNNNNNNNNNNNNNNNNNNNNNNNNNNNNNNNNNNNNNNNNNNNNNNNNNNNNNNNNNNNNNNNNNNNNNNNNNNNNNNNNNNNNNNNNNNNNNNNNNNNNNNNNNNNNNNNNNNNNNNNNNNNNNNNNNNNNNNNNNNNNNNNNNNNNNNNNN
The DNA window shown above is from Brassica oleracea var. oleracea cultivar TO1000 chromosome C3, BOL, whole genome shotgun sequence and carries:
- the LOC106332816 gene encoding flavonol synthase 3-like, yielding MDVPIVDLSNPNEDLVARAVVKASEEWGIFQVVNHGIPPELMRRLKEVGTEFFELPETEKEAVAKPEDSMDVEGYRTKYQKDLEGRNAWVDHLFHRIWPPSRVSYRFWPKLPMDYREVHEDYAKHLKKLSEKIMEWLSEGLGLRREALIEGLGGETVEYLMKINYYPPCHDQDLVIGAPDHTDVNGITFLVANEALGLQAFKDNHWIDVKYTTSGIIVIVGDQFHRMSNGKYMSAKHRATMDKEKTRISWPVFVESSLDHEFAPLRELITGEDNAPKFKPYVYKDFKFRKLKKLPLD